A window from Streptomyces sp. NBC_00271 encodes these proteins:
- a CDS encoding SCO4225 family membrane protein → MNISRRTRTALTRATDNWLSRVYLAAVTAATGYVLFDALFVDHPDASMAAVVPWLLTAPLSLLYTLLPDGTLSGTSTGVFTALHLAGIAFAALANAAFMGHVVHRLRQPFPGTAPSA, encoded by the coding sequence ATGAACATCTCGCGCCGCACCCGTACCGCGCTCACCCGGGCCACGGACAACTGGCTCTCCCGTGTCTACCTGGCCGCCGTCACCGCCGCGACCGGCTACGTCCTCTTCGACGCCCTCTTCGTCGACCACCCCGACGCCTCCATGGCCGCCGTGGTGCCCTGGCTGCTGACCGCCCCGCTGAGCCTGCTGTACACCCTCCTGCCCGACGGCACCCTCTCCGGCACGAGCACCGGCGTGTTCACCGCGCTCCACCTCGCGGGGATCGCCTTCGCCGCCCTCGCGAACGCCGCCTTCATGGGCCATGTCGTCCACAGGCTCCGCCAGCCGTTCCCCGGCACCGCACCCAGCGCCTGA
- a CDS encoding TetR/AcrR family transcriptional regulator gives MATTDKASTRDRLLDAAADLVYREGVSVGIEALCRSAGVSKRSMYQLFESKDEVLAASLERRIPQYEKQLAPDPEDAGTPRERILDIFERMEAASVGPEYRGCPFLAALVELKDPGHPASVVAGGAKGRMKEVFRVQGELGGARDPELLARQLMLVFDGASARAGAGIETLEGLTTTTVTALLDAGGVK, from the coding sequence ATGGCCACTACAGACAAGGCGTCCACCAGGGACCGGCTGCTGGACGCGGCGGCCGACCTCGTCTACCGCGAGGGCGTATCCGTCGGCATCGAGGCGCTGTGCCGGTCGGCCGGTGTCTCGAAGCGGTCGATGTACCAGCTCTTCGAGAGCAAGGACGAGGTCCTCGCGGCGAGCCTGGAACGGCGGATTCCGCAGTACGAGAAGCAGCTCGCGCCGGACCCGGAGGATGCCGGGACGCCGCGCGAGCGCATCCTGGACATCTTCGAGCGGATGGAGGCGGCCTCGGTGGGGCCCGAGTACCGCGGCTGCCCGTTCCTCGCCGCGCTCGTCGAACTCAAGGACCCCGGGCACCCGGCGTCGGTGGTCGCGGGTGGTGCGAAGGGGCGCATGAAAGAGGTGTTCCGTGTGCAGGGCGAGCTGGGTGGCGCACGTGATCCTGAGCTTCTCGCCCGGCAGTTGATGCTGGTGTTCGACGGCGCGAGCGCCCGGGCCGGTGCCGGGATCGAGACGCTGGAAGGACTGACCACGACGACGGTGACGGCGCTGCTGGATGCGGGCGGGGTGAAGTAG
- a CDS encoding acyl-CoA dehydrogenase family protein, producing the protein MSTLDVLSEDERLVVAAVREFVDKDVKPVVRELEHANTYPEALIERMKKLGIFGLAVPEEYGGTPVSTSCYVLVTEELARGWMSLAGAMGGHTVVAKLLLRFGTAEQKRRWLPRLATGEVRATMALTEPGGGSDLQAMRTLARRTADGYVVNGSKTWITNSRRSGLIALLCKTDPDAIPAHRGISVLLVEHGPGLTVSRDLPKLGYKGVESCELSFEDHRAPADAVLGGVEGQGFAQMMKGLETGRLQVAARALGVGRAALEDSLAYAQERESFGKPIWRHQSIGNYLADMATSLSAARHLTLHAAREADSGRRVDMEAGMAKLFASETAMQIALNAVRIHGGYGYSTEFDVERYFRDAPLMIVGEGTNEIQRNVIVRQLVERGGLDA; encoded by the coding sequence AACACGCCAACACCTATCCCGAAGCCCTGATCGAGCGGATGAAGAAGCTCGGGATCTTCGGGCTCGCCGTCCCCGAGGAGTACGGCGGCACGCCCGTCTCCACCTCCTGTTATGTGCTCGTCACGGAGGAGCTCGCCCGCGGCTGGATGAGCCTGGCGGGCGCGATGGGCGGCCACACCGTGGTGGCCAAGCTGCTGCTGCGGTTCGGCACCGCGGAGCAGAAGCGCCGCTGGCTGCCACGGCTGGCCACCGGCGAGGTCCGGGCGACGATGGCGCTGACCGAACCCGGCGGCGGGTCCGACCTCCAGGCGATGCGCACGCTCGCCCGCAGGACCGCGGACGGCTATGTGGTCAACGGCTCCAAGACGTGGATCACCAACTCGCGGCGCTCCGGACTGATCGCCCTGCTGTGCAAGACCGACCCGGACGCCATTCCCGCACACCGGGGCATCTCCGTCCTCCTCGTCGAGCACGGCCCCGGGCTCACCGTCTCCCGCGATCTTCCGAAGCTCGGCTACAAGGGCGTCGAGAGCTGCGAGTTGTCCTTCGAGGACCACCGCGCGCCGGCCGACGCCGTCCTGGGCGGAGTCGAGGGCCAGGGGTTCGCCCAGATGATGAAGGGGCTGGAGACCGGGCGGCTCCAGGTCGCCGCCCGCGCCCTCGGCGTCGGCCGGGCGGCCCTGGAGGACTCGCTCGCGTACGCACAGGAACGGGAGTCCTTCGGCAAGCCCATCTGGCGGCACCAGTCGATCGGCAACTACCTCGCGGACATGGCCACGTCCCTCTCCGCCGCGCGCCACCTCACCCTGCACGCCGCACGCGAGGCCGACTCCGGTCGGCGCGTGGACATGGAGGCGGGCATGGCCAAGCTGTTCGCCTCCGAGACCGCCATGCAGATCGCCCTCAACGCCGTGCGCATCCACGGGGGTTACGGCTACTCGACCGAGTTCGACGTGGAGCGCTACTTCCGGGACGCCCCGCTGATGATCGTCGGCGAGGGCACCAACGAGATCCAGCGGAACGTGATCGTGCGCCAGCTCGTCGAGCGGGGTGGGCTCGACGCGTGA
- a CDS encoding dienelactone hydrolase family protein, which produces MAEVLLFHHAQGLTSGVHAFAESLRGAGHAVHVPDLYEGRVFENLEEGSAYAQGIGFGTLVERGRAAAAELPAELVYAGFSLGVLPAQYLAQNRTGAKGALLFHSCVPASEFGGDWPRQVPVQIHGMEADEYFVDEGDLDAARALVESAPDAAELFLYPGKQHLFADNSLPSYDEHAATLLTRRVLALLDGIE; this is translated from the coding sequence ATGGCTGAAGTGCTGCTGTTCCACCACGCGCAGGGGCTGACGTCCGGCGTGCACGCGTTCGCCGAGTCGCTCAGGGGAGCCGGACACGCCGTCCACGTGCCGGATCTGTACGAAGGGCGGGTCTTCGAGAACCTGGAAGAGGGCAGCGCGTACGCCCAGGGCATCGGGTTCGGCACCCTTGTCGAGCGCGGCCGGGCCGCCGCGGCCGAGCTGCCCGCCGAGCTGGTGTACGCCGGTTTCTCGCTGGGCGTCCTGCCGGCGCAGTACCTCGCCCAGAACCGGACCGGAGCGAAGGGCGCGCTGCTGTTCCACTCCTGCGTCCCGGCCTCGGAGTTCGGCGGCGACTGGCCGCGGCAGGTCCCGGTCCAGATCCACGGCATGGAGGCGGACGAGTACTTCGTCGACGAGGGCGACCTCGACGCGGCCCGCGCCCTCGTCGAATCGGCCCCCGACGCCGCCGAACTGTTCCTCTACCCCGGCAAGCAGCACCTGTTCGCCGACAACAGCCTGCCGTCGTACGACGAGCACGCCGCCACCCTGCTCACCCGGCGCGTGCTCGCCCTCCTCGACGGCATCGAGTAG